The genomic window GGGGTCGACCTCCATGCGCGTACCGATACCGGTGCAGTCGGGACAGGCGCCGAACGGCGAGTTGAAGGAGAAGGAGCGGGGCTCCAGCTCCTCGAAGGACAGGTCGTCGTACGGGCAGTACAGATGCTCCGAGTACATCCGCTCGCGCTCGGGGTCGTCCTCGGGGAGGTCGACGAAGTCGAGCACGACCATGCCGCCGGAGAGGCCCAGGGCGGTCTCCACGGAGTCCGTGAGCCGGCGCTTGGCGCCGTCCTTGACGGTGAGGCGGTCGACGACCACCTCGATGGTGTGCTTCTCCTGCTTCTTCAGCTTGGGCGGGTCGGTGAGCTGGACGGTCTGCCCGTCGACCCTCGCGCGCGCATACCCCTTGGTCTGGAGGTCGGAGAAGAGATCGACGAACTCCCCCTTGCGCTCGCGCACGAGCGGCGAGAGCACCTGGAAGCGGCTGCCCTCGGGCAGCTCCAGCACCTTGTCGACGATGGCCTGCGGCGACTGGCGCGAGATGGGCCGGCCGCACTCGGGGCAGTGCGGCTTGCCGATCCTGGCGAAGAGCAGCCGGAGGTAGTCGTAGACCTCGGTGATCGTGCCGACGGTGGAGCGCGGGTTGCGCGAGGTGGACTTCTGGTCGATCGAGACGGCCGGGGAGAGGCCCTCGATGAAGTCGACGTCCGGCTTGTCCATCTGGCCCAGGAACTGCCGGGCGTAGGAGGACAGCGACTCGACGTACCGGCGCTGTCCCTCGGCGAAGATCGTGTCGAACGCGAGCGACGACTTGCCCGACCCCGAGAGCCCGGTGAAGACGATGAGTGAGTCACGCGGGAGGTCGAGCGAGACGTTCTTGAGATTGTGCTCGCGAGCGCCACGGACGATGAGACGGTCGGCCACGCCGGGTCCGCACCTTTCTTGAGTCTTGAGAGAGGTCGTGAGAAGCGGGGCACGCCCCGGTCCCGGACCGCTCCAGGCTAGGGGGCCGCGAGATCGATGACTGCCTGACGAATGGAATGCCTGACTACCAAGGATGCCTCCACCGAGCCTATAGCACGCGCATTCGATTTTCGGAGGCGGTCGGGCAGCTTCACCCGAACGTGTGGCGGGGCTATCGTCGGCCGCATGATCGATCCTGTGCGCGACCTGACCTCTGTACGCGAGGCGACCGAACGGCTCCTCGGCGCAGCCGCCGGACTGGACAACGCGGCGGCCGCCGAGCCGTCACGGCTCCCCGGCTGGAGCCGCGGACATGTGCTGGCCCACATCGCCCGAAACGCGGACGCCCTCGTGAACGTCTTCGAAGGCCGCCCCATGTACGAGAGCGCCGTGGCCCGCGAGGCGGACATCGAGCGGGACGCGCCGAGGCCGCTCGCCGTCCAGCTCGACGACGTACGCGCCTCCGGCGAGCGCTTCCAGTCCGCGGGCGCGGCGGACGCCGACTGGTCGCGCGTCGTGGAGCTCCGCAACGGCGTGAGGGACGCCGCGGCCCGGGTCCCGTTCCGGCGTCTGATCGAGGTCGAGCTGCACCACGTGGATCTGGGGATCGGGTACGAGCTGGAGGATCTGCCCGCGGAGTTCACCGAGCGCGAGATCGGCTTCCTCGCCGAGCGGTTCGCGGGGCACAAGGACGTGCCGGCCACCGATGTCGCCGCCGACGACGGCCGGAAGTGGACGACGGGCGGCGGCGCGCAGGGCGGTCCGGTCGTGGTCCGGGGAGCCGCCGCCGACCTGCTCGGCTGGCTGTGCGGGCGCCGGGACGGCTCGGCGCTGAAGGTCGCAGGCGGGCCGCTTCCGGTGCTGCCGCCGCTGTAGTCGGCTGAGTACGCTGACCCCATGACATACAGCGGAGCGGTGAAGGTCGGCGGTCCTGCGGATGTGCACGAGCTCAAGGACCTGATGATCTCCAAGGTCGCGGTCGGACCGATGGACAACAACGCGTATCTGCTGCGCTGCCGGACCACCGGCGAGCAGCTGCTGATCGACGCGGCCAACGAGCCCGAGACCCTGCTCCGGATGATCGGTGACGACGGCATCGTGGCCGTCGTCACCACCCACCGGCACGCCGACCACTGGCAGGCGCTGGCCGAGGTGGTCCGGGCCACGGGGGCCCGTACGTACGCCGGGCGTCACGACGCCGAGGGCATCCCGGTGCCGACCGACGTGCCGGTCGAGGACGGCGACACGATCCGGGTCGGCCGGGTCGAGCTCACGGCCCGCCGACTGGTCGGCCACACCCCCGGGTCCATCGCGCTGATCTACGACGACCCGCACGGCCACCCGCACGTCTTCACCGGTGACTGCCTCTTCCCCGGTGGGGTCGGCAACACCCACAAGAACGCAGATGCCTTCGCCAGCCTGATCCACGACGTGGAGACGAAGCTCTTCGACGCGCTCGCGGACGAGACCTGGGTCTACCCGGGTCACGGCAACGACACGACGCTGGGCGCCGAGCGGCCGCACCTGCCGGAGTGGCGGACGCGCGGCTGGTGATCCGGGGGGGCGGGTGCCGCGTTTCCCGCCCGTCACTCCCGGGTGACCCTTGGCACTTGGACACTTCCGGGTGCCCCTCGGGGCGTCGCCGCGTATCCGACATGGCACGCGGCAGCGGCCGGGCTGCTGAGCAGCCCGGCCGCTGTCATGCGTCCGTGTGCAGGACCGTCAGGCCCCGATGCTGTCCTTCTCGGCGCTGTCCGTCTCGGCCGCCGCCGCGGACTGCTCCGCCTCACGCTGCTCCTGCTTCTTCGAGGCGATGAGGCTGGTGATCGTGGTGACGATCAGGACGCCGCAGATGACCGCCAGCGAGAACGGGATGGAGATCTCGGGGACGTGCACCCCGGACTCGTGCAGCGCGTGCAGCACCAGCTTGACGCCGATGAAGCCGAGGATCACCGACAGGCCGTAGCTGAGGTGGACCAGCTTCTTGAGGAGTCCGCCGATCAGGAAGTACAGCTGGCGCAGACCCATCAGGGCGAAGGCGTTGGCCGTGAAGACGATGTACGGGTCCTGGGTCAGGCCGAAGATCGCGGGGATGGAGTCCAGCGCGAACAGCACGTCGGTGGTGCCGATGGCGAGCATGACCACCATCAGCGGGGTCAGGATGCGCTTGCCGTTGACGCGGATGAAGAGCTTCGTGCCGTGGTACTTGTCCGCGACGCCGAACTTCTTCTCGATGGACTTGAGGAGACGGTTCTCCTCGA from Streptomyces formicae includes these protein-coding regions:
- a CDS encoding TerC/Alx family metal homeostasis membrane protein, coding for MDVSLNLWVLTILGLVALIAVDFFIGRKPHDVSIKEAGIWTIVWIVLAALFGVGLLVAGESQASGEFFAGFITEKSLSVDNLFVFVLIMAKFSVPSHLQQRVLLVGVLIALVLRAIFIAAGAAIIASFSWVFFIFGAFLIYTAWKLIQEARSDEDEDEFEENRLLKSIEKKFGVADKYHGTKLFIRVNGKRILTPLMVVMLAIGTTDVLFALDSIPAIFGLTQDPYIVFTANAFALMGLRQLYFLIGGLLKKLVHLSYGLSVILGFIGVKLVLHALHESGVHVPEISIPFSLAVICGVLIVTTITSLIASKKQEQREAEQSAAAAETDSAEKDSIGA
- a CDS encoding maleylpyruvate isomerase family mycothiol-dependent enzyme, which codes for MIDPVRDLTSVREATERLLGAAAGLDNAAAAEPSRLPGWSRGHVLAHIARNADALVNVFEGRPMYESAVAREADIERDAPRPLAVQLDDVRASGERFQSAGAADADWSRVVELRNGVRDAAARVPFRRLIEVELHHVDLGIGYELEDLPAEFTEREIGFLAERFAGHKDVPATDVAADDGRKWTTGGGAQGGPVVVRGAAADLLGWLCGRRDGSALKVAGGPLPVLPPL
- a CDS encoding MBL fold metallo-hydrolase — translated: MTYSGAVKVGGPADVHELKDLMISKVAVGPMDNNAYLLRCRTTGEQLLIDAANEPETLLRMIGDDGIVAVVTTHRHADHWQALAEVVRATGARTYAGRHDAEGIPVPTDVPVEDGDTIRVGRVELTARRLVGHTPGSIALIYDDPHGHPHVFTGDCLFPGGVGNTHKNADAFASLIHDVETKLFDALADETWVYPGHGNDTTLGAERPHLPEWRTRGW